The following coding sequences are from one Culicoidibacter larvae window:
- a CDS encoding DUF2620 family protein, whose product MLRIMVGGQIDKAEIAALVEKYGNGQVSIEVKGDLDAAMAMQAGQADYYIGACNTGGGGALAMALALLGHDKCVTLSMPSSMMSEEEIREQVRSGKIAFGFTAQDKEKIVPIVMDELLKLK is encoded by the coding sequence ATGTTAAGAATTATGGTTGGCGGACAGATTGACAAGGCTGAAATTGCAGCGCTTGTTGAAAAGTACGGAAACGGACAGGTAAGTATTGAAGTAAAAGGTGACCTTGATGCTGCAATGGCTATGCAGGCAGGTCAGGCTGATTACTATATCGGTGCTTGTAATACTGGCGGCGGCGGTGCGTTAGCAATGGCGCTGGCATTATTGGGACATGATAAATGTGTTACATTATCAATGCCAAGCAGTATGATGTCAGAAGAAGAAATTCGTGAGCAAGTGCGTTCAGGAAAAATCGCTTTTGGTTTCACAGCACAAGATAAAGAGAAAATAGTTCCGATTGTTATGGACGAATTGTTGAAACTCAAATAA
- a CDS encoding YdeI/OmpD-associated family protein yields the protein MYKYKFDAIIATTGPGAYVEFPYDVQEEFGKGRVKVEARFDGQVIYRGSLVRMQTPCHILGIRKDILKALGKGIGDQVTVELKEDLAVREVEVPTDLAERFADNQAAKQFFQSLSYTNQRKYVEWITSAKKAETRESRIEQTIVMLAAGQVK from the coding sequence ATGTATAAATACAAATTTGATGCCATTATTGCCACAACCGGACCGGGTGCATATGTTGAGTTTCCTTATGACGTACAAGAAGAGTTTGGGAAAGGCCGGGTAAAAGTTGAAGCTCGTTTTGATGGACAGGTCATTTATCGCGGTTCATTAGTGCGTATGCAAACACCATGCCATATTTTAGGTATTCGTAAAGACATCTTAAAAGCGTTAGGTAAGGGTATTGGTGATCAAGTCACGGTTGAATTAAAAGAAGATTTAGCAGTGCGTGAGGTTGAGGTACCGACTGACTTGGCAGAGCGGTTTGCTGACAATCAGGCAGCAAAGCAATTTTTTCAAAGTTTATCATACACTAATCAGCGAAAATACGTTGAGTGGATTACCAGTGCCAAGAAGGCGGAAACCCGTGAAAGTCGAATTGAACAGACAATAGTAATGTTGGCAGCAGGCCAAGTGAAGTAA